In Agarivorans gilvus, one genomic interval encodes:
- the ubiT gene encoding ubiquinone anaerobic biosynthesis accessory factor UbiT — MLTRFKQSLVKEMPRLLSIPAKFCPFPIQGMALEKALALSFAEAIEDGDLDFLTQRWLKLSVSDLGASWYISYNDEKLSVHASAPQVDVSFSGKLNDFVLMMGRQEDPDTLFFQRRLQIEGDTELGLELKNLLDNLDIDELPKLVSEALKRSAAMVSLYHAA; from the coding sequence GTGCTGACTCGTTTCAAACAGTCCTTGGTAAAGGAAATGCCGCGCTTGTTAAGCATTCCCGCAAAATTTTGTCCTTTCCCAATTCAGGGGATGGCCTTAGAGAAAGCGCTAGCGCTTAGCTTTGCCGAAGCCATTGAAGATGGCGATTTGGATTTTCTTACTCAGCGTTGGCTAAAACTGTCGGTGAGCGATTTAGGCGCAAGTTGGTACATTAGCTATAACGATGAAAAGCTGTCGGTGCATGCCAGTGCTCCGCAAGTGGATGTAAGCTTCAGTGGTAAGTTAAATGACTTTGTTTTAATGATGGGGCGCCAAGAAGATCCCGATACCTTGTTTTTTCAGCGACGTTTACAAATTGAAGGCGATACCGAACTCGGTTTAGAGTTAAAAAACCTCTTAGATAACTTGGACATTGATGAGCTGCCTAAGTTAGTGAGTGAGGCCTTAAAGCGCAGCGCAGCAATGGTCTCTCTCTACCACGCTGCGTAG
- a CDS encoding L,D-transpeptidase family protein: MSVFSVSVGASNWPETKLIGQDKRSVKQVIKTYHNDSLKRLLPLFVAAKVDYPPQQITLLASKRSRRLELWADSGEGYKYIHTYWIRHASGEAGPKLREGDHQVPEGIYQIEALNPNSRFHLSMKLNYPNSFDLAMARQDQRSQPGSNIFIHGKASSVGCLAIGDQNIEDLFVLVERIGPGNSQVIIAPHDPRLLPLFPVPAHLPEWTAQLYKQIQQQFDQFKQ; encoded by the coding sequence GTGAGCGTCTTCAGTGTCTCTGTGGGGGCCAGCAACTGGCCGGAAACGAAACTCATTGGCCAAGACAAGCGCTCTGTTAAACAGGTAATTAAAACCTATCACAACGACAGTTTAAAGCGGCTATTGCCACTGTTTGTTGCCGCTAAAGTCGATTACCCCCCCCAGCAAATTACCCTACTGGCTAGCAAGCGCTCTCGTCGACTTGAACTATGGGCCGACAGCGGCGAAGGCTATAAATATATTCATACTTATTGGATCCGCCATGCCAGCGGGGAAGCCGGCCCCAAACTGCGAGAAGGCGACCATCAGGTGCCTGAAGGCATCTATCAAATAGAAGCACTTAACCCCAACAGCCGCTTTCATCTCTCGATGAAGCTCAACTATCCCAATAGTTTTGATTTAGCCATGGCGCGCCAGGATCAACGCTCGCAACCAGGCTCCAACATTTTTATTCATGGAAAAGCCTCGTCTGTGGGCTGCTTGGCCATAGGTGATCAAAACATTGAAGACTTATTTGTATTAGTGGAGCGGATCGGACCAGGTAATAGCCAAGTGATTATTGCCCCCCACGACCCTCGTTTATTACCATTATTCCCGGTTCCGGCTCACTTGCCAGAGTGGACCGCTCAGCTTTATAAACAGATTCAACAACAATTTGACCAATTTAAGCAATGA
- a CDS encoding U32 family peptidase, giving the protein MKYSLGPILYYWPTQQIEEFYHLAKASSADIIYIGETVCSKRRNMKANDWIELGKQLSQAGKEVVISTMALLEAPSEIRNLKKLIDNGDFLIEANDVSAIEEAHQAKLPFVCGPAVNVYNAYALKVLLDQGMQRWVMPVELSRDWLRKLSGECHEMNIRERFEIEVFAYGHLPLAYSARCFTAQSEGKSKDNCETCCINYPNGREVKSQEGQPLFTLNGIQTMSGDCYDLINDQQSMKGLVDIVRISPLGEESIEHLEAFRKRASSAEHYPTPDTVNGYWHQIAGIRQQD; this is encoded by the coding sequence ATGAAGTATTCTCTTGGACCGATTTTATATTACTGGCCCACACAACAAATCGAAGAGTTTTATCACTTAGCTAAAGCCAGCAGTGCCGACATTATTTATATTGGCGAAACCGTTTGTAGTAAACGCCGCAACATGAAGGCCAACGACTGGATAGAGCTTGGCAAGCAGTTGTCACAGGCGGGCAAAGAAGTGGTAATTTCTACCATGGCCTTACTAGAAGCCCCCTCAGAAATCCGTAATCTAAAAAAGCTCATCGATAACGGTGACTTTCTTATTGAAGCTAACGATGTGAGTGCTATTGAAGAGGCTCACCAAGCCAAACTGCCTTTTGTTTGTGGCCCTGCGGTCAATGTGTACAACGCTTATGCGCTTAAGGTCTTATTGGACCAAGGCATGCAGCGCTGGGTTATGCCGGTAGAGCTATCGCGCGACTGGCTGAGAAAACTCAGCGGCGAATGCCATGAAATGAATATTAGAGAGCGTTTTGAAATAGAAGTATTTGCTTATGGCCACCTACCTTTGGCTTATTCGGCGCGCTGTTTTACCGCTCAGTCGGAAGGCAAAAGCAAAGATAATTGCGAAACCTGCTGCATCAACTATCCCAACGGGCGTGAAGTAAAAAGCCAAGAAGGTCAGCCCTTGTTCACCTTAAATGGCATTCAAACCATGTCGGGTGACTGTTATGACCTGATTAATGACCAACAAAGCATGAAAGGCTTGGTGGATATCGTGCGGATTAGCCCCTTGGGTGAGGAAAGCATTGAACACTTAGAGGCATTTCGAAAGAGAGCCAGTAGTGCTGAGCACTATCCCACTCCTGACACGGTGAATGGTTACTGGCACCAAATTGCTGGCATTCGCCAGCAAGATTAA
- a CDS encoding substrate-binding periplasmic protein, with the protein MVNLLKPLVSLICFIIMLNLSVRAESLKALNYYTEEFFPYNYSHQGELSGFSFELLELIYDHLGQPVPEVKILPWPRAYVMAQYQPNSVLFSTIKTTNRLSMFRWVCPINVSRAQLFGLLDSQLNITQLSDLNNIKIAVLRGQAIDGFLSKKGFEDSLVRVKSLEQASRLLALRRVQALAMVSQHNSVDMQSFKLLYSLFESEYCFAFNLAVEAAQVAIFSQALAAVQASPEYQKLYLKYFSQ; encoded by the coding sequence ATGGTGAATTTGCTAAAGCCCTTGGTGTCGTTGATCTGCTTCATTATTATGCTCAATCTCTCGGTGAGGGCAGAGAGTCTGAAGGCTTTAAATTATTACACCGAAGAGTTTTTCCCTTATAACTATTCCCATCAAGGCGAGTTGAGTGGATTTTCCTTTGAGCTGCTGGAGTTGATTTATGATCACTTAGGCCAGCCAGTGCCCGAGGTTAAAATCCTTCCTTGGCCCCGCGCCTACGTGATGGCTCAGTATCAGCCAAATTCAGTATTATTTAGCACCATTAAAACCACCAATCGACTGTCTATGTTTCGCTGGGTTTGCCCCATCAATGTTAGTCGTGCGCAGTTGTTTGGTTTACTCGACAGTCAGTTAAATATCACCCAGCTGAGTGACCTTAATAATATCAAAATTGCCGTATTACGCGGTCAAGCCATTGATGGTTTTTTATCTAAGAAGGGTTTTGAGGATAGCTTGGTGAGGGTTAAGTCGCTGGAGCAGGCGAGCCGTTTGTTAGCCTTGCGCCGAGTGCAAGCTTTGGCCATGGTATCGCAGCATAACAGCGTGGATATGCAAAGTTTTAAGTTGCTGTATAGCTTGTTTGAAAGCGAGTATTGTTTTGCCTTTAATTTGGCAGTTGAGGCCGCTCAGGTAGCTATATTTAGTCAAGCTTTAGCAGCCGTTCAAGCTTCTCCTGAATATCAAAAACTCTATCTTAAGTATTTCAGTCAGTAG
- a CDS encoding ATP-binding protein: MSLKANKLRTVLALSILLGALLPSILIGGFLLKQISEQDQQAVNQTLRLHANNIAQDIRYQFRQILLDLQSLAQVNDIIFTPTSAMFGFHANQLMTEVLQQNSWASAIYIVDTQGQVIEGAPLMAEILDMSPHQEAIARLNQRVEAGFEDALIEVYQDASFSQLNEQPSDSVSDYGLLFMQPLLKKNLNALESSQQVGALLVFVPMQSLWNAFSPGLSQQGALALFHSEQQLFKGVNGKEAQRRLTIDVDLNVNSMSGPLLVSLSAPSRSLWSLLVERQFNVVIMVVLIIGFVVVIALVLTRRIIDPIEGLSRVVENYSQGRYNSKVPHLAYEEFNQVGGLLKSMATRVTHDQEQLEQRVAERTQELEYANQTLQQTLAKLNDTQLQLVEKEKMAALGGLVSGMAHELNTPIGVGITAASQLSNNYQQIEQKVQQGNLARADLEQMLSQGLAGAQLLESSLQRSAALVNSFKSLAGSDIDTRVQQVNLKTWIEPQIQMLLQPYSEQHVQLSVSGHNPSLRFNQRALELVLFCLVENSVQHGFHQHLYPHIHLEIEAQPEQVLIHYQDNGSGVAEEHIGMIFNPFYTTGRSSGNVGLGLNQVYNLVNQHLLGSVESFQVEPQGLGFTICLPRCNASLS; this comes from the coding sequence ATGAGCTTAAAAGCGAATAAGCTTAGAACCGTATTAGCACTGAGTATTTTACTCGGCGCATTGTTACCAAGCATCCTGATCGGTGGCTTTCTACTTAAGCAAATTTCTGAGCAAGATCAGCAAGCAGTCAATCAAACCTTGCGGTTACACGCCAATAATATTGCCCAAGATATACGTTATCAGTTCAGACAAATTTTGTTAGATCTGCAAAGTTTGGCTCAGGTAAACGATATTATTTTTACTCCCACTTCGGCCATGTTTGGCTTTCATGCTAATCAGTTAATGACTGAAGTACTGCAGCAAAACAGTTGGGCCTCGGCCATTTATATTGTGGATACTCAAGGGCAAGTGATTGAAGGTGCCCCTTTAATGGCAGAAATCCTCGATATGAGCCCCCACCAAGAGGCTATCGCACGTTTAAATCAGCGGGTGGAGGCCGGCTTTGAAGATGCGCTAATTGAAGTTTATCAAGATGCTAGTTTTAGCCAGTTGAATGAGCAGCCAAGCGACAGTGTGAGTGATTATGGCTTGTTGTTTATGCAGCCGTTGTTGAAGAAAAACCTCAATGCCTTAGAAAGCAGCCAACAAGTGGGAGCATTGCTGGTATTTGTGCCAATGCAATCACTATGGAACGCCTTTTCGCCGGGCCTTTCTCAACAAGGTGCTTTGGCTTTATTTCACTCAGAGCAACAGCTGTTTAAAGGGGTTAACGGCAAAGAAGCACAGCGACGCTTAACCATTGATGTGGACTTAAATGTAAACTCTATGTCAGGCCCCTTGCTGGTGTCTTTAAGTGCACCAAGCCGCTCACTATGGAGCTTGCTGGTAGAGCGTCAGTTTAACGTGGTGATTATGGTGGTACTGATCATCGGGTTTGTGGTGGTGATTGCTCTGGTTTTAACTCGGCGGATTATTGACCCTATAGAAGGCTTAAGCCGAGTGGTGGAGAACTATTCGCAAGGCCGTTACAACAGTAAGGTCCCTCATTTGGCCTACGAAGAATTTAACCAAGTAGGCGGTCTACTTAAGAGTATGGCTACGCGGGTCACACATGACCAAGAGCAGTTAGAACAACGAGTGGCAGAGCGAACTCAAGAGCTAGAGTATGCCAACCAAACCCTGCAACAAACCTTGGCTAAGTTAAACGATACCCAATTGCAATTGGTTGAAAAAGAGAAAATGGCGGCATTGGGGGGGCTGGTGTCGGGAATGGCTCACGAGCTAAATACGCCCATTGGTGTGGGTATTACCGCCGCGTCGCAACTGAGTAATAACTATCAGCAAATTGAACAAAAAGTGCAGCAGGGTAATTTGGCTCGCGCCGATTTGGAGCAAATGTTAAGCCAGGGCTTGGCTGGGGCGCAATTGCTGGAAAGCAGCCTGCAGCGTTCGGCAGCCTTGGTTAATAGCTTTAAGTCGCTGGCTGGTAGTGACATTGATACTCGCGTGCAGCAAGTTAACTTAAAAACGTGGATAGAACCGCAAATTCAAATGCTGTTGCAGCCTTACAGTGAGCAGCATGTGCAATTGAGTGTCAGCGGGCATAACCCGTCGTTACGTTTTAACCAGCGGGCGTTAGAGTTAGTGCTATTCTGTTTGGTGGAAAATTCGGTTCAACATGGTTTTCATCAACATCTTTATCCGCATATTCACCTGGAGATAGAAGCGCAGCCAGAACAGGTGCTGATCCATTATCAAGATAATGGCAGTGGTGTTGCTGAAGAGCATATCGGTATGATCTTTAACCCTTTTTATACCACTGGGCGAAGTTCTGGCAACGTGGGCCTAGGCTTAAACCAAGTTTACAATTTAGTGAATCAACACCTCTTGGGCAGCGTAGAAAGTTTTCAGGTGGAGCCTCAGGGGCTAGGCTTTACTATTTGCCTTCCTCGCTGCAACGCTAGCTTGAGTTAG
- the nlpI gene encoding lipoprotein NlpI: protein MLKKALRTGCMLVTVAYLSACASTSNQAPQTVVLAQPLQVNYQSEVALARLGQMLNSGEYNQQQMAQLYYERGIVFDRVGLRALARFDFNRAIQMKPDFVEAYNFLGIYFVLAEEFDSAFEAFDSALELAPDYSFAYFYRGIALSYANKPELAVIDVDKYAAEAPNDPYRVIWRYLIQTEANSAEAQSQLQAAIASYQNEDWAWNIARLYVGELSPQDLINSTMDQPSDNQTLAEQLCEAYFYLAKLAQQNGEHQRARSYFKLSLANNVYDFVEHRLALLELKRYEDQ from the coding sequence ATGTTAAAAAAAGCCTTGCGCACGGGATGCATGTTGGTAACGGTTGCTTACCTTAGCGCTTGTGCTAGCACTTCAAATCAAGCCCCGCAAACGGTGGTATTAGCCCAGCCTCTGCAAGTCAATTACCAATCAGAAGTCGCTTTGGCCCGACTAGGGCAAATGCTCAATTCAGGGGAATATAATCAGCAACAAATGGCTCAGCTTTATTACGAGCGAGGCATTGTGTTTGATCGAGTCGGTTTACGTGCCTTAGCGCGGTTTGATTTTAATCGGGCGATTCAGATGAAACCCGATTTTGTTGAAGCTTATAATTTCTTGGGTATTTACTTCGTATTAGCGGAAGAATTTGACAGTGCTTTTGAGGCCTTTGATTCGGCTCTAGAGCTAGCACCAGATTATAGCTTTGCTTATTTTTACCGTGGTATTGCCCTGAGTTATGCCAATAAGCCCGAGCTGGCGGTAATTGATGTTGATAAGTATGCGGCAGAAGCGCCTAACGATCCTTACCGAGTGATTTGGCGTTATTTGATTCAGACTGAGGCAAATTCAGCGGAAGCGCAAAGTCAATTACAAGCGGCCATCGCTAGCTATCAGAATGAAGATTGGGCTTGGAACATTGCGCGTTTGTATGTCGGAGAGTTGAGTCCTCAAGACTTAATTAATAGCACCATGGATCAGCCAAGTGATAACCAAACTTTGGCCGAGCAGCTATGTGAAGCCTATTTCTACTTGGCTAAATTGGCCCAGCAAAACGGTGAACATCAGCGGGCCAGAAGTTACTTTAAGCTGTCTTTAGCTAATAACGTGTATGATTTTGTCGAGCACCGTTTAGCGCTACTTGAGTTAAAACGCTACGAGGACCAATAA
- the ubiU gene encoding ubiquinone anaerobic biosynthesis protein UbiU has translation MELLCPAGSLPAVKAAVDHGADAIYIGFKDATNARHFAGLNFDGKKLDKAVDYLKQHQRQLHIAINTFAHPEQHQLWYQAIDRAVDIGADVVILADIALLEYAKQHHPQLTVHLSVQASATNASAIAFYQRNFNVKRVVLPRVLSMHQVKQLARSCPDIELEVFAFGSLCVMAEGRCYLSSYLTGESPNTVGACSPASFVRWQETEQGLESRLNDILIDRYGPAETAGYPTLCKGRFEVDQRVYHALEEPTSLNTLELLPELFAANIAAVKIEGRQRSPAYVAQVTQVWREAIDSYQRDPSHYAAKSEWMSRLAKLSEGSQTTLGAYHKAWQ, from the coding sequence ATGGAGTTACTCTGTCCAGCAGGGTCTTTACCTGCCGTTAAAGCCGCTGTCGACCATGGCGCTGATGCCATTTACATCGGCTTTAAAGATGCCACCAATGCTCGCCATTTTGCAGGTTTAAACTTCGATGGAAAAAAACTCGATAAGGCGGTCGATTATTTAAAGCAACATCAACGACAACTGCACATTGCTATCAATACCTTTGCTCACCCAGAACAACACCAGCTTTGGTACCAAGCCATAGATAGAGCCGTAGACATTGGTGCCGATGTGGTGATATTGGCCGATATAGCCCTGTTGGAATACGCCAAGCAACACCACCCCCAACTTACAGTGCATTTGTCGGTGCAAGCCTCTGCCACCAATGCCTCGGCGATTGCCTTTTATCAACGCAACTTTAATGTAAAGCGTGTGGTGTTGCCGCGAGTGCTATCGATGCATCAAGTAAAACAGTTGGCGCGCAGTTGTCCCGATATTGAGCTAGAAGTGTTTGCCTTTGGTAGCCTTTGTGTGATGGCCGAAGGGCGCTGCTATCTTTCCTCCTACCTAACCGGCGAGTCACCTAATACTGTAGGCGCTTGTTCTCCGGCTTCATTTGTTCGCTGGCAAGAAACCGAGCAAGGTCTGGAATCACGCCTTAACGATATTTTAATCGACCGCTATGGACCCGCAGAAACGGCCGGCTACCCCACCTTGTGCAAAGGGCGCTTTGAGGTAGACCAGCGGGTTTATCATGCCTTAGAAGAGCCAACCAGTCTCAATACACTGGAGTTATTACCCGAGTTATTTGCCGCTAATATTGCTGCGGTAAAAATTGAAGGACGGCAACGCAGCCCGGCTTATGTTGCTCAAGTCACTCAAGTGTGGCGCGAAGCCATCGACAGCTACCAACGAGACCCAAGCCACTACGCCGCGAAAAGCGAGTGGATGAGTCGCTTAGCAAAACTATCGGAAGGCAGCCAAACTACTTTGGGTGCGTATCACAAGGCATGGCAATAG
- a CDS encoding sugar ABC transporter substrate-binding protein, whose amino-acid sequence MRILLLLLGVVWGSSYAEQLSFIYYREQGRAVFEAIMEQFSQQYHHQVSFHQITSETLKPALVKSVMRGTAADVVFAPSDIIGIAEQAKFSEVAIDLVDPNTPKELLHTALNKQKLYGIPILQGNHLMLFYNRRYVSAPAKTWQDLLAQKAEFDRQGIATIGWNYTEMYWFAGFYNTFGGRMTDGQDVTLNEPAMQDALNFYKSLSTRGLVSAACTYDCGYREFIEGKVAYSINGEWSIADFERRLGDDLGIALIPKIGQRTFKPLSSSLVLVFPNNSLSGSKAKALNQLVEYLQSEAVQQRLYQEARFLPVNDPVLKQIQSHASANESAMLAQLADTVPMSAESAQSSAWLGMRKGFELFNKGLVDAARASRYMQTYAERDYKQSQQ is encoded by the coding sequence ATGCGAATTTTGTTACTGCTGCTTGGCGTGGTGTGGGGAAGTAGCTACGCTGAACAATTGAGTTTCATTTATTATCGGGAACAGGGCCGAGCCGTTTTTGAAGCGATAATGGAGCAGTTTTCTCAGCAGTATCATCATCAAGTTTCTTTTCACCAAATAACTTCAGAAACGCTAAAACCTGCCTTAGTAAAATCGGTTATGCGTGGCACCGCTGCTGATGTGGTGTTTGCCCCTTCTGACATTATTGGCATTGCCGAGCAGGCAAAGTTTTCTGAAGTAGCGATAGATTTAGTTGACCCTAATACTCCAAAAGAATTACTGCATACGGCGCTGAATAAACAGAAGCTCTATGGTATTCCTATATTGCAGGGAAACCATTTAATGTTGTTTTACAACCGGCGTTATGTGTCTGCACCGGCTAAGACTTGGCAAGACTTGTTAGCGCAAAAAGCCGAGTTTGATCGACAAGGTATCGCTACCATCGGTTGGAACTATACCGAGATGTATTGGTTTGCCGGTTTTTATAATACCTTTGGGGGCCGTATGACCGATGGTCAAGATGTCACCTTAAATGAACCAGCGATGCAAGACGCTTTAAATTTTTACAAGAGTCTCAGTACACGAGGTCTAGTCAGTGCGGCTTGTACTTACGACTGCGGTTATCGTGAGTTTATTGAAGGCAAGGTGGCTTATTCCATTAATGGCGAATGGAGCATTGCTGATTTTGAGCGGCGCTTAGGCGACGACTTGGGCATAGCCTTGATCCCAAAAATAGGCCAACGGACTTTTAAACCACTTTCGTCTAGCCTAGTATTAGTTTTCCCGAATAACAGCCTCAGTGGTAGTAAAGCAAAGGCTTTAAACCAGTTAGTTGAATATTTACAGAGTGAAGCGGTGCAACAACGGCTTTATCAAGAAGCCCGCTTTCTTCCGGTAAATGATCCTGTGTTAAAGCAGATCCAATCCCATGCTAGTGCTAATGAGTCAGCCATGTTAGCGCAGTTAGCCGATACGGTGCCAATGTCTGCAGAAAGCGCGCAATCGAGTGCTTGGTTGGGGATGCGCAAGGGCTTTGAGCTATTTAACAAGGGCCTGGTCGATGCAGCTAGGGCCAGTCGATACATGCAAACTTACGCTGAGCGAGACTATAAGCAGAGCCAACAATAA
- a CDS encoding TAXI family TRAP transporter solute-binding subunit → MRHWLRKVALIVGVLSFSTQAENPSNYLLATASTGGTYYPVGVALATLTKVKIQPQHQVSVSAINSAGSAENIKLLRDKEAQFAILQGLYGSYAANGTGPLEKEGKQTHLRSITMLWQNVEQFVVKKEHAKKGDLSDLLALTGEKVAFGKKNSGTIGSNRFLLGNLGLDIDKQMSLFSAGYGPSAEALQNGQVEAINTPAGAPTGAVTKLFAAAADDISPLDVTDQQIEQVNGGLDLWTRYVIPAGTYPNLDQDWNTIAQPNFLAVHADVDEEFVYLLTKTIYENLGFLQAIHKATSAMALNKALAGLPAPLHPGAVRYYREAGLDIPERLIAK, encoded by the coding sequence ATGCGTCATTGGCTGAGAAAGGTCGCGTTAATTGTAGGTGTATTGTCTTTTTCTACTCAAGCTGAAAATCCTAGCAATTATTTATTAGCCACCGCCAGTACCGGCGGTACTTATTATCCCGTAGGGGTGGCCTTGGCCACCTTAACCAAGGTGAAGATCCAACCCCAGCACCAAGTGAGCGTATCGGCGATTAACTCAGCTGGTTCTGCCGAAAATATTAAACTGCTTCGAGACAAAGAAGCCCAATTTGCGATTTTGCAGGGCTTGTATGGCTCTTATGCTGCTAATGGTACCGGGCCGCTAGAGAAAGAAGGCAAACAGACCCATTTACGCTCAATCACTATGTTATGGCAAAACGTCGAACAGTTTGTGGTGAAGAAAGAACACGCGAAAAAAGGCGATTTGAGTGACTTATTGGCGTTGACTGGGGAAAAGGTCGCCTTTGGTAAGAAAAACTCTGGCACCATTGGTTCTAACCGTTTTCTTTTAGGTAACCTCGGCTTAGATATCGATAAGCAGATGTCATTATTTTCGGCCGGTTATGGTCCTTCGGCCGAAGCCTTGCAAAACGGCCAGGTAGAGGCGATTAACACTCCCGCTGGGGCGCCCACAGGAGCAGTAACCAAATTATTTGCCGCTGCCGCCGATGATATTAGCCCTCTTGATGTAACTGACCAGCAAATTGAGCAGGTAAATGGCGGCTTAGATTTGTGGACTCGTTATGTCATTCCCGCCGGAACTTATCCTAACTTAGACCAAGATTGGAACACTATTGCCCAACCGAACTTCTTAGCGGTGCATGCCGATGTTGATGAAGAATTTGTATATTTACTGACTAAAACTATTTATGAAAACTTAGGCTTTTTACAAGCTATTCATAAAGCAACCTCAGCAATGGCCTTAAATAAGGCTCTGGCAGGTTTACCTGCGCCGCTACATCCCGGCGCTGTGCGTTATTACCGCGAAGCTGGTCTTGACATCCCCGAGCGATTAATCGCGAAATAA